A portion of the Acidobacteriaceae bacterium genome contains these proteins:
- a CDS encoding glycoside hydrolase family 127 protein produces the protein MSPLNRRDFLSLSLLTALDAAAVRPLLANSLPQGASVGSVAKRWAAFEELPSHAIQPHGWLQLYLKRQASTLAYALADTSWPFDTPYWQGEEQAPSWWPWEQVAYWVDGATRCALTTGDQKLMDRALERIRYTLSHANGSYLGPKYMRNGGLDYNRWPHAIFFRALTALSDNGSLANIPEILSSFYLSYQDGYDIAARNTVNVETMLWCYARTGNPALLAMAEHAWHGYVTGQPHDAADLNDKAVFGGGPITAHGVTYAEMAKLPAILYAYTGKPEYLRFALAAQQRIFDHHMLVDGIPSTTEHFGTTTALDSHETCDITDHTWTWGYLLSTTGDGVWADRIERACFNAGMGAIRKDWKGLQYFSCPNQVVASESSNHNKLKHGNYWMAYQPNPGRGTACCGGNVHRLFPNYAMRMWMTTSDGGLVAAMYGASSVSANVGHSKTLVTLEQRTEYPFADTIHFTLHAAHAVTFPFKLRIPGWCAKPELSIDGQHVPMPTVEHGFITLDRRFKPGTVVRLRLPMEVKAIHTVDNGIAYECGPLVYTQALDAAWTSDVVPKWTTAEYPAWNAHTAQAWNYGIADQPLPSLERNTSEANDPWANPPCSLTVEATTLPAWTTTAPAEPNGDRLTPALPTDRPANGTKAKLRLVPLGTTELRLTIFPKI, from the coding sequence ATGAGCCCCCTCAATCGCCGCGACTTCCTTTCTCTCTCTCTTCTTACCGCGCTCGACGCGGCCGCAGTACGTCCCCTGCTCGCAAACTCGCTACCGCAGGGCGCTTCTGTCGGCTCAGTCGCGAAACGATGGGCTGCTTTTGAAGAGCTTCCTTCTCATGCGATTCAGCCTCATGGCTGGCTGCAGCTCTATCTGAAACGCCAGGCCAGCACTCTTGCTTATGCTCTGGCCGACACCTCCTGGCCTTTCGACACACCCTACTGGCAGGGAGAAGAGCAGGCACCCTCCTGGTGGCCATGGGAGCAGGTCGCTTATTGGGTCGATGGCGCAACGCGCTGTGCCTTGACCACTGGCGACCAGAAGCTGATGGACCGCGCACTCGAGCGCATTCGCTACACGCTCTCGCACGCCAACGGCAGCTACCTCGGCCCGAAGTACATGCGCAACGGTGGGCTGGATTACAACCGCTGGCCGCACGCGATCTTCTTCCGTGCGCTCACGGCACTCTCGGACAACGGTTCGCTCGCCAACATTCCCGAGATACTCTCTTCCTTCTATCTCTCCTATCAGGACGGCTACGACATAGCCGCGCGCAACACCGTCAACGTGGAGACGATGCTCTGGTGCTACGCTCGCACCGGCAACCCCGCGTTGCTCGCGATGGCGGAGCACGCATGGCATGGCTATGTAACCGGCCAACCGCATGATGCCGCCGACCTCAACGACAAAGCCGTCTTCGGTGGTGGTCCCATCACAGCGCACGGTGTCACATACGCCGAGATGGCGAAGCTGCCAGCGATCCTCTACGCCTACACCGGCAAGCCCGAGTACCTGCGCTTCGCTCTCGCAGCGCAGCAGCGCATCTTCGACCATCACATGCTCGTCGACGGCATCCCCTCCACGACCGAGCACTTCGGCACCACGACCGCGCTGGATTCGCATGAGACCTGCGACATCACCGATCACACCTGGACGTGGGGCTATCTGCTCTCCACCACCGGAGACGGCGTCTGGGCCGACCGCATCGAACGCGCCTGCTTCAACGCCGGCATGGGCGCAATCCGCAAAGACTGGAAAGGGCTGCAGTACTTCTCCTGCCCCAACCAGGTCGTTGCCAGCGAGAGCTCGAACCACAACAAACTGAAGCACGGCAACTACTGGATGGCGTACCAGCCAAACCCCGGCCGCGGCACCGCCTGCTGCGGAGGCAACGTACATCGCCTCTTCCCCAACTACGCCATGCGTATGTGGATGACCACCAGCGACGGGGGGCTCGTCGCTGCCATGTATGGCGCAAGCAGCGTAAGCGCCAACGTCGGCCACAGCAAAACTCTCGTCACCTTAGAGCAGCGTACGGAGTATCCGTTCGCCGACACCATCCACTTCACCCTCCACGCGGCGCACGCGGTCACGTTTCCGTTCAAACTCCGCATCCCAGGTTGGTGTGCGAAGCCAGAACTGAGCATCGACGGCCAGCATGTGCCGATGCCCACGGTGGAGCACGGCTTCATCACGCTCGACCGACGTTTCAAGCCCGGCACCGTCGTCCGCCTGCGACTGCCGATGGAAGTGAAGGCCATTCACACCGTCGATAACGGCATCGCTTATGAGTGCGGTCCGCTGGTCTACACACAGGCACTTGACGCTGCGTGGACGAGCGATGTCGTGCCGAAGTGGACGACCGCCGAGTACCCTGCATGGAACGCGCACACCGCACAGGCATGGAACTATGGCATCGCAGACCAGCCATTGCCTTCGCTTGAGCGCAACACCAGCGAAGCAAATGACCCGTGGGCAAACCCACCCTGCTCATTGACCGTGGAAGCCACCACGCTTCCTGCATGGACCACCACCGCGCCAGCCGAGCCAAATGGCGATCGTCTGACGCCTGCTCTTCCCACCGATCGCCCCGCAAACGGAACAAAGGCGAAGCTGCGGCTGGTTCCGCTGGGAACGACCGAGCTTCGCCTTACTATCTTTCCAAAGATCTAA
- a CDS encoding carboxypeptidase regulatory-like domain-containing protein, translating to MLFASPLMRRTSRCLRAVCALFCLTLLFSTTVYAQTSQGSITGEVKDATGALVPNAFVTATNTDTHVKLHVKSNESGLFIFTSLVPGPYEVETTANGFSRSVVTNITVSAAQTVTTNVQLATGSETYQVTVESSDSLLSKDTSDVSTTVDHSLIEELPYPERSALEAALLVPGVTGDPTNPGGIATENPSAFTGYVLPGANITVGGSQPGQTALLIDGSDVMQASYPRSGLNLSGRNVGEMTVLTSGMSAKYGRTSSGAVVMSSAAGTSKYHGAITWRHTDPWFNAYPLGGTLKNNIHENYYGFYLNGPVYIPRFYPHKDKTFFEFSYEPARLRNRTGARATFFTPAELQGKFNDSLVMVDQSVLKAQGWNAALAAARINGLYNRALALDPNGFPAGPPTNTYTPVPGGPITDCGDIWRGANPTATTCPNDFANLLAHNSFAQYVVSNLPTPANPGPNATFDNASGGYQTDGTNGSYARGVYNIDNRWNVRIDHIFNNSNQIYVRFTSIPVSALRYFAVDVNNPLNQTPTDAAHTYDVAFGYTRVLTNTLVNNFHYSWLRVNQPRKAPPSSTNADYAAKYGLTPAIAGYGFPFLGNFAQNNISYLPQLGVSNAQTNIDQNFIVGDDLTLTWHRHQFQFGGDVRWYQSNQYDLSGLTGGKYTFASGDTGNGPTTSGSTLASFVQGTINGYTNTPVSVPGYYRWRYYAAYFQDDWRVLPKLTINIGARYEVETPRMEKFNNQAFMNSTYTSSLNGSPIQGAFCFSGACGLGKTMWPTNYWGIEPRVGISYALTHKSTLRASYTISRTPLTGQENIPDPNLNVGASGVGGVNGGTTPGWIVNYITNPIPASALQSAYTTLKGQRGPFNFSTGLNPVFVDQTSSVPYVQTWGLTYQYQPLARTLIQATYQGAKGTHLYGGFNYPRNTPALGVLTAAVQANKYLGALSNNTYNIRNNNNDPSAAILQETALAKLYPYQGFFTQTLPEIYPRRGTLHYNALYLSVNQRLTKDLSFLANWTWSKSIDNVAANAGFAGGFGTAPPQNPFDTRAELSLSSFDQPSRFRAGYNYSLPFGFNRRFRTGSRILDQIIGGISTSGIASIMSGFPNYVSLGSPGYFQSVTPNGVDSCATKDYCVYTALPGGYTLRPNRVPGQPLINPAWKKNPFNSLLGVTPYLNPKAFTIPGSPGHPALGNVPRTMGDARSPREFFLDMRMAKDFKIHGKYRAQLNVNFSNVFNHPAYFGVNGRNLLSTFTVPSTTTSATSIGGKFPTVDPSDITKTAGYNANFGYLAAVNTQGLSRVIRFGAEFNF from the coding sequence ATGTTGTTCGCCTCACCTCTGATGCGTCGCACCTCGCGCTGCCTGCGGGCCGTATGCGCTCTCTTCTGCCTAACGCTTCTATTCAGCACGACCGTGTACGCACAGACCAGCCAGGGTTCCATCACCGGCGAAGTCAAGGATGCCACAGGCGCTCTGGTACCCAACGCTTTCGTGACGGCGACCAATACGGACACTCACGTCAAGCTGCATGTAAAGAGCAACGAGAGCGGTCTCTTCATCTTCACGTCGCTCGTACCCGGCCCCTATGAGGTCGAAACCACGGCCAACGGCTTCTCCCGTTCTGTGGTCACCAACATCACCGTTAGCGCCGCGCAAACGGTGACGACGAACGTTCAACTTGCGACAGGCAGCGAGACGTACCAGGTGACGGTTGAGTCCAGCGATTCGCTGCTCTCCAAAGACACCTCCGACGTCAGCACCACGGTCGACCACTCGCTTATCGAAGAGCTTCCCTACCCCGAACGCTCCGCGCTGGAAGCCGCCTTGCTCGTACCTGGCGTAACTGGCGATCCGACGAACCCCGGCGGTATTGCGACTGAGAACCCCTCGGCGTTCACCGGCTATGTGCTTCCTGGTGCGAACATCACGGTCGGCGGCTCGCAACCCGGCCAAACAGCGCTGCTGATCGACGGCTCCGACGTGATGCAGGCAAGCTATCCGCGCTCGGGCCTGAACCTCTCCGGTCGCAACGTGGGCGAAATGACGGTACTGACCAGCGGTATGTCCGCAAAATATGGCCGTACCTCTTCTGGCGCCGTCGTCATGTCTTCGGCTGCAGGTACCAGCAAATACCACGGAGCCATTACGTGGCGTCACACCGATCCGTGGTTCAACGCATATCCCCTCGGCGGCACGCTGAAGAACAACATTCACGAAAACTACTACGGCTTCTACCTCAACGGCCCGGTCTATATCCCGAGGTTTTACCCGCACAAAGACAAGACATTCTTCGAGTTCAGCTATGAGCCTGCTCGCCTGCGTAACCGCACCGGCGCACGCGCGACCTTCTTTACACCAGCCGAACTACAGGGCAAATTCAACGACTCCCTCGTCATGGTCGATCAGAGCGTACTCAAGGCACAGGGCTGGAACGCTGCCCTGGCTGCAGCTCGCATCAATGGCCTCTACAACCGCGCACTCGCCCTGGATCCCAACGGCTTCCCTGCGGGGCCGCCGACCAACACCTACACCCCCGTCCCGGGCGGACCGATTACCGATTGCGGCGACATCTGGCGAGGCGCAAACCCAACCGCTACCACATGCCCTAACGACTTTGCGAATCTGCTTGCCCACAACTCGTTTGCGCAGTACGTCGTCAGCAACCTGCCAACGCCTGCAAACCCCGGACCGAACGCCACCTTTGACAACGCCAGCGGCGGCTACCAGACCGACGGCACCAACGGCAGCTACGCACGCGGTGTCTACAACATCGACAACCGCTGGAACGTTCGCATCGACCATATCTTCAACAACTCCAACCAGATCTATGTTCGCTTCACCAGCATCCCTGTCTCTGCACTGCGTTACTTCGCGGTGGACGTGAACAATCCGCTCAACCAGACTCCGACGGACGCAGCGCACACCTACGACGTCGCCTTTGGCTACACGCGCGTGCTCACGAATACGCTGGTCAATAACTTCCACTACTCCTGGCTGCGTGTGAACCAGCCGCGCAAGGCCCCACCGAGCTCCACCAACGCCGACTACGCGGCAAAGTACGGTCTGACGCCTGCGATCGCCGGTTACGGCTTCCCGTTTCTCGGCAACTTCGCGCAGAACAACATCAGCTATCTGCCGCAACTCGGCGTCAGCAACGCGCAAACCAACATCGACCAGAACTTCATCGTCGGCGACGACCTCACGCTCACCTGGCATCGTCACCAGTTTCAGTTCGGCGGCGACGTCCGTTGGTACCAGTCCAACCAGTACGACCTCAGCGGCCTGACCGGTGGCAAGTACACCTTCGCTTCCGGCGACACCGGCAACGGCCCCACCACCAGCGGCAGCACTCTGGCCAGCTTCGTCCAGGGCACAATCAACGGCTACACCAACACTCCCGTCTCTGTTCCCGGCTACTACCGCTGGCGCTACTACGCGGCTTACTTCCAGGATGACTGGCGCGTTCTGCCCAAACTCACAATCAACATCGGCGCTCGCTACGAAGTGGAAACGCCGCGCATGGAGAAGTTCAACAACCAGGCGTTCATGAACTCCACCTACACCAGCTCTCTGAACGGCTCGCCCATCCAGGGAGCATTCTGCTTCTCCGGCGCCTGCGGTCTGGGCAAAACGATGTGGCCGACGAACTATTGGGGCATCGAACCTCGCGTCGGCATCTCCTACGCCCTGACGCACAAATCCACGCTGCGCGCATCCTACACCATCTCTCGCACGCCTCTCACCGGGCAGGAAAACATCCCCGACCCCAACCTCAACGTCGGTGCTTCCGGCGTAGGCGGTGTGAACGGCGGCACAACGCCCGGCTGGATCGTCAACTACATCACCAATCCGATCCCCGCCAGCGCATTGCAATCGGCATACACAACGCTCAAAGGCCAGCGTGGCCCCTTCAATTTCTCTACGGGTCTGAACCCTGTATTCGTCGACCAGACAAGCTCTGTTCCTTACGTTCAAACATGGGGCCTCACATACCAGTACCAGCCCCTTGCTCGTACGCTGATTCAAGCCACCTACCAGGGTGCGAAGGGAACACATCTCTACGGTGGCTTTAACTACCCGCGCAACACACCGGCTCTCGGGGTACTGACTGCGGCCGTGCAGGCGAACAAGTATCTCGGAGCGCTAAGCAACAACACATACAACATCCGCAACAACAATAACGACCCCAGCGCTGCCATCCTGCAGGAGACCGCGCTGGCCAAGCTCTATCCGTATCAAGGCTTCTTCACCCAGACGCTGCCTGAGATCTACCCGCGCCGCGGCACCTTGCACTACAACGCGCTCTACTTGAGCGTGAACCAGCGCCTCACCAAGGACCTCTCCTTCCTCGCGAACTGGACATGGTCAAAGAGCATTGATAACGTCGCCGCCAACGCAGGCTTTGCTGGTGGGTTCGGTACCGCTCCTCCGCAGAACCCCTTCGACACCCGCGCCGAGCTTTCGCTTTCGTCGTTTGACCAGCCCAGCCGCTTCCGCGCTGGCTATAACTACAGCCTGCCTTTCGGCTTCAACCGTCGCTTCCGCACCGGCAGCCGCATCCTCGATCAAATCATCGGCGGCATCTCTACCTCGGGCATCGCCTCCATCATGTCCGGTTTCCCGAACTATGTATCGCTCGGATCACCGGGCTACTTCCAGTCCGTCACTCCCAACGGAGTCGACTCCTGCGCGACCAAGGACTACTGCGTTTACACAGCTCTTCCGGGTGGCTACACGCTTCGCCCCAACCGTGTTCCGGGTCAACCTCTGATCAACCCTGCATGGAAGAAGAACCCCTTCAACTCCCTGCTTGGCGTCACCCCGTACCTCAACCCCAAGGCCTTCACCATTCCCGGATCACCTGGACACCCGGCGCTGGGTAACGTTCCTCGCACCATGGGCGACGCCCGCTCTCCGCGCGAGTTTTTCCTCGACATGCGCATGGCAAAGGACTTCAAGATCCACGGCAAGTACCGCGCCCAGTTGAACGTCAACTTCTCGAACGTCTTCAACCATCCCGCCTACTTCGGCGTGAACGGGCGCAATCTGCTCAGCACATTCACCGTTCCCTCCACCACGACAAGCGCAACCTCCATTGGCGGCAAGTTCCCCACCGTGGACCCGTCCGACATCACCAAGACCGCCGGGTATAACGCCAACTTCGGCTATCTCGCTGCGGTCAACACGCAAGGCCTATCCCGCGTGATCCGCTTCGGTGCCGAGTTCAACTTCTAA